One region of Chlamydia psittaci 6BC genomic DNA includes:
- the aroC gene encoding chorismate synthase produces the protein MRNRFGSLFSLTTWGESHGSCIGVVVDGCPAGLQLSPEDFVPAMSRRCPGRPGTSPRKEADIVHILSGIYQGKTTGTPIALQIFNTDVKSDPYYEQNDRYRPGHGQFAYEKKYGIVDPLGGGRSSARETACRVAAGVIAAKFLAHYDIHCLAFLSKLGQASIEEYPKYSTEFAQSIYNSPFLSPLNHDSIFQTITDLQNKQDSLGGVVSFITSPIHESLGEPVFSKVQAMLASALMSIPAAKGFEIGLGFASADRYGSEYIDPIIIEDGIISMASNNCGGSLGGITVGMPLNGRVVFKPTSSIKKPCCTVTKTGEPTSYTTQKGSRNDPCVAIRAVGVVEAMVNLVLADLLLQQRCARL, from the coding sequence ATGAGAAATCGCTTTGGTTCTTTATTTTCTCTAACGACATGGGGAGAATCTCATGGGTCTTGTATTGGGGTTGTCGTCGACGGGTGCCCTGCAGGGCTACAACTTTCCCCTGAAGATTTTGTTCCTGCTATGTCGCGCAGATGCCCAGGGCGGCCGGGAACATCTCCACGTAAAGAAGCAGATATTGTTCATATTCTTTCTGGGATCTATCAAGGCAAGACAACAGGGACACCCATTGCTCTACAAATTTTTAATACTGATGTAAAAAGCGATCCATATTACGAACAAAACGATCGCTACCGTCCAGGACATGGACAATTTGCTTATGAGAAAAAATATGGCATTGTAGACCCTCTAGGAGGAGGAAGGTCATCCGCAAGAGAAACTGCATGCCGCGTGGCTGCCGGTGTCATCGCAGCAAAATTTCTTGCTCATTATGATATTCATTGTTTAGCTTTCTTATCTAAATTAGGACAGGCATCTATTGAGGAATATCCAAAATATTCTACAGAATTCGCGCAAAGCATTTACAACTCCCCCTTTCTTTCTCCTCTAAACCATGACTCTATCTTTCAAACAATAACCGACCTACAAAATAAACAAGACTCGTTAGGGGGCGTGGTATCTTTTATTACTTCTCCTATTCATGAGAGCCTTGGCGAGCCAGTATTCAGTAAAGTACAAGCCATGTTAGCTTCTGCGCTGATGAGCATTCCAGCAGCTAAAGGATTTGAAATAGGGTTAGGATTCGCTTCTGCTGATAGGTATGGATCGGAATATATTGATCCTATTATTATCGAAGACGGGATAATTTCCATGGCATCGAATAACTGCGGCGGATCATTAGGAGGGATTACTGTAGGAATGCCCCTCAATGGTCGGGTAGTATTTAAACCTACATCTTCTATTAAAAAACCCTGTTGCACAGTAACGAAAACTGGGGAGCCTACGAGCTATACTACGCAAAAAGGCAGTCGTAATGATCCCTGTGTTGCTATAAGAGCTGTAGGTGTTGTAGAAGCTATGGTAAATCTTGTCTTAGCTGATTTATTATTACAACAACGATGTGCGAGATTATGA